Proteins from a genomic interval of Zingiber officinale cultivar Zhangliang chromosome 2A, Zo_v1.1, whole genome shotgun sequence:
- the LOC122042321 gene encoding cytochrome P450 78A11-like — protein MAPNYDTFTVADSAWWVFTLPAAVIGADSFGCGTGLFLLSILVAGVSLSLLSWALSPGGPAWLNGRNRRGVVPIPGPYGLPGLGSLLTLACSLPHRRLAAIAFSLRAKSLMAFSIGATPAVVSSDATVAREILSHQAFADRPIKRSARELMFARAIGFAPSGAYWRLLRRIASAHLFAPRRIAAHEPGRQADCAAMLAAVSAEQRQLGYVHLRTHLQNAALNNIMGSVFGRRYDVYRPGGDSEAEELKAMVREGFDLLGAFNWSDHLPWFPSLFDPCNVKRRSAALVPRVRHLVRGIISEHRCRVPNVGPDNADFVDVLLSLDGDEKLDEDDMVAVLWEMIFRGTDTTALLTEWVMAELVLHPESQAKLRREVESIVGRTSIPTDSDLSRMPFLQAVIKETLRAHPPGPLLSWARLSTDDVHLSNGMVIPSGTTAMVNMWAITHDAAVWADPQVFRPERFVPAEGGADIDVRGGDLRLAPFGAGRRVCPGKNLGLATVALWVASLVRGFEWLPADAAPVNLDEVLKLSLEMKTPLAAVAGPCGQGGTV, from the exons ATGGCTCCCAACTACGACACCTTTACTGTTGCTGACTCGGCCTGGTGGGTGTTCACTCTCCCGGCCGCCGTTATCGGTGCCGACTCATTCGGCTGCGGCACCGGGCTTTTCCTGCTTTCAATCTTGGTCGCGGGTGTCTCACTCAGCCTTCTCTCCTGGGCCCTGTCCCCCGGCGGGCCTGCCTGGTTGAACGGCCGTAACCGCCGCGGAGTCGTTCCTATCCCTGGCCCCTACGGCCTTCCTGGCCTTGGATCCCTCCTCACCCTTGCCTGCTCACTCCCTCACCGCCGCCTCGCCGCCATCGCCTTCTCGTTACGCGCTAAGTCCCTCATGGCCTTCTCCATCGGCGCCACTCCCGCCGTCGTTTCGTCCGATGCCACCGTCGCCCGCGAGATTCTTTCCCACCAGGCCTTTGCCGACCGCCCGATCAAACGATCCGCTAGAGAACTCATGTTCGCGCGTGCCATCGGGTTCGCCCCCAGCGGCGCCTATTGGCGTCTCCTGCGCCGCATCGCCTCCGCCCACCTCTTCGCCCCTCGCCGCATCGCCGCCCACGAGCCCGGCCGTCAGGCGGACTGTGCCGCCATGCTCGCTGCCGTCTCCGCCGAGCAACGCCAGCTCGGATACGTCCACTTGCGCACCCACCTACAGAACGCGGCTCTCAACAACATTATGGGAAGCGTCTTCGGTCGGCGCTACGACGTGTACCGTCCCGGCGGAGACTCGGAAGCGGAGGAGCTCAAAGCCATGGTCAGGGAAGGATTCGATCTCCTCGGCGCCTTCAATTGGTCCGACCATCTACCTTGGTTTCCATCCCTTTTCGATCCCTGCAATGTCAAGCGTCGCAGTGCCGCCCTCGTGCCCCGCGTCCGCCACCTGGTGCGCGGCATCATCTCCGAGCATCGCTGTCGTGTGCCGAACGTCGGTCCGGATAACGCTGACTTCGTCGACGTGCTACTATCCCTCGACGGCGACGAGAAGCTCGACGAAGACGACATGGTCGCCGTCCTCTGG GAGATGATCTTTCGCGGAACGGATACGACGGCGCTGCTAACGGAATGGGTGATGGCGGAGCTGGTGCTCCACCCGGAGTCGCAGGCCAAGCTCCGGCGAGAGGTCGAAAGCATCGTCGGTCGGACCTCCATCCCCACGGACTCGGACTTGTCGCGGATGCCGTTCCTCCAGGCGGTGATCAAAGAAACCCTGCGAGCCCACCCACCGGGCCCGCTCCTCTCCTGGGCCCGCCTCTCAACTGACGATGTCCACCTCAGCAACGGGATGGTAATCCCCTCGGGCACCACCGCCATGGTGAACATGTGGGCCATCACCCACGACGCGGCGGTGTGGGCCGACCCCCAAGTGTTCCGGCCCGAGCGGTTCGTACCGGCCGAAGGCGGCGCAGACATCGACGTGCGCGGCGGAGACCTCCGCCTCGCTCCCTTCGGCGCCGGCCGCCGAGTCTGCCCTGGCAAAAACCTCGGCCTCGCCACGGTCGCGCTGTGGGTGGCTAGTCTGGTGCGCGGCTTCGAGTGGCTCCCTGCCGACGCTGCTCCGGTCAACCTCGACGAGGTGCTCAAGTTGTCCTTGGAGATGAAGACTCCTCTGGCCGCAGTGGCCGGACCCTGCGGCCAGGGAGGAACAGTTTAA